A stretch of the Streptomyces sp. NBC_00078 genome encodes the following:
- a CDS encoding GNAT family N-acetyltransferase, protein MSSRTSPISQPITVRRAVARDAKRLTRLVRGSGAYEGKYAAAVAGYRVGPDYIEAHRAFVAVGADEQGGRILGFYSLVLSPPELDLLFVADDVQGRGIGRLLVAHMQSEARAAGIDRLKVVSHLPAENFYHRVGAVRTGTAFANPPAVPWDRPEFEFRIPPG, encoded by the coding sequence ATGAGTTCACGCACTTCCCCGATCAGCCAGCCGATCACGGTACGGAGGGCCGTCGCGCGGGATGCCAAACGGCTCACGCGGCTCGTGCGTGGCTCAGGCGCCTACGAGGGCAAGTACGCAGCCGCAGTCGCGGGCTACCGGGTCGGTCCTGATTACATCGAGGCCCATCGCGCCTTTGTGGCCGTCGGCGCCGACGAGCAGGGAGGCCGGATCCTCGGGTTCTACTCGCTCGTCCTCTCTCCACCGGAGCTCGACCTGCTGTTCGTCGCCGACGACGTGCAAGGACGGGGTATCGGACGGCTCCTCGTCGCGCACATGCAGTCCGAGGCCCGTGCCGCCGGGATCGACCGTCTCAAGGTCGTGTCGCACCTTCCCGCCGAGAACTTCTACCACCGCGTCGGTGCGGTGCGGACCGGGACCGCGTTCGCGAACCCGCCCGCCGTGCCGTGGGACCGTCCCGAATTCGAGTTTCGCATTCCTCCGGGATGA
- a CDS encoding cation:proton antiporter yields MPHATDLAATTDKNLELVLHVLPAIVVILAVSALCGRLALMVKQPRVLGEMVAGVLLGPTLFGALFPEAQKAIFTAEVKPILYVLSTIGLTIFMFLVGAGLDHGDSTAGQDTRNAAVLALSGIIPALLLGTGAGYLLYDRLSRPDVTSFQFALFMGGALSITAFPMLARILYERRLENTQLGRMTLLGASVDDAAAWCLLAVLSAMHTGGGAMRILRMIGFTTVFALVMLTVVARLLRPMGAKVERTGHFGFDQMYIVVGIVLLAGWFTDYIGIYSVFGGFIAGLAMPRNPAFRTALHSRMMDIVCVLLLPIFFAFSGLNTELGGLAGWAMIGPFLLILAAGFIGKYVGCATAMRGIGFSWRESWAVGGLMNARGLMILIFINIGLAQGMISKDVFSMLVLVAVITTAGAMPLYRWALPERLEQRMSPTAPEPEAASGTNSPEADPLHA; encoded by the coding sequence GTGCCGCACGCGACCGATCTGGCCGCCACTACTGACAAGAACCTCGAACTCGTTCTCCACGTCCTGCCCGCGATCGTCGTCATCCTGGCCGTCTCGGCCCTCTGCGGCCGCCTCGCCCTCATGGTGAAGCAGCCGCGGGTGCTGGGTGAAATGGTCGCCGGTGTGCTGCTCGGCCCCACCCTCTTCGGCGCCCTTTTCCCCGAGGCACAGAAGGCGATCTTCACTGCCGAGGTGAAGCCGATCCTCTACGTCTTGAGCACCATCGGTCTGACCATCTTCATGTTCCTTGTCGGCGCCGGCCTTGACCACGGTGACAGCACCGCCGGGCAGGACACCAGGAACGCCGCCGTCCTGGCCCTCTCCGGCATCATCCCCGCCCTGCTGCTAGGCACCGGCGCCGGCTACCTCCTCTACGACCGGCTCTCCCGCCCCGACGTCACTTCCTTCCAGTTCGCCCTCTTCATGGGCGGCGCCCTGTCGATCACTGCCTTCCCGATGCTGGCCCGCATCCTCTACGAGCGCCGGCTGGAGAACACCCAGCTCGGCCGGATGACCCTCCTGGGCGCCTCGGTCGACGATGCCGCGGCCTGGTGCCTGCTCGCCGTGCTGTCAGCGATGCACACCGGAGGCGGGGCAATGCGGATCCTGCGCATGATCGGCTTCACTACCGTATTCGCCCTGGTCATGCTGACTGTCGTGGCCCGGCTGCTGCGCCCGATGGGCGCCAAAGTCGAACGCACCGGCCACTTCGGCTTCGACCAGATGTACATCGTCGTCGGCATCGTCCTCCTGGCCGGATGGTTCACCGACTACATCGGCATCTACTCCGTTTTCGGCGGCTTCATCGCCGGACTCGCCATGCCGCGCAACCCCGCCTTCCGAACGGCTCTGCACAGCCGGATGATGGACATCGTCTGCGTCCTGCTCCTGCCGATCTTCTTCGCCTTCTCCGGCCTCAACACCGAACTCGGCGGCCTCGCCGGATGGGCCATGATCGGCCCGTTCCTGCTGATCCTGGCCGCGGGGTTCATCGGCAAGTACGTGGGCTGCGCGACGGCCATGCGCGGCATCGGCTTCTCGTGGCGCGAGTCCTGGGCGGTCGGCGGCTTGATGAACGCCCGTGGCCTGATGATCCTCATCTTCATCAACATCGGCCTCGCCCAGGGAATGATCAGCAAGGACGTCTTCTCCATGCTGGTCCTGGTCGCGGTCATCACTACTGCCGGCGCGATGCCGTTGTACCGCTGGGCGCTGCCCGAGCGGCTCGAACAGCGCATGTCCCCCACTGCACCCGAACCCGAGGCCGCCTCGGGAACGAACTCGCCCGAGGCAGACCCCCTTCACGCCTGA
- a CDS encoding TetR/AcrR family transcriptional regulator gives MSRRERRRLETYDEIVEVSRTLLRHGDTLSLRAVATQMGMTPPALYRYIDSVDELHVLVARDICNDVVAAMDKARDHYPCDDPAARLAASATMLRCWALANRIEFQMAFANPTLAAASCPIRRKELGLLDEGGDDSPNPFAAHFAGLFIELHSQGLIAVPAPADLDPGLHALIQESASKRGDPFVAALGIEGLGTLWLFKLAWARLYGVLMVEVFGQVEAELIGSDSVFNTLMRETFASVGLADSWDRLIGVSRDTALRAGAELAAGH, from the coding sequence ATGAGCCGCCGCGAACGACGGCGCCTGGAGACCTACGACGAGATCGTCGAGGTGTCCCGAACGCTGCTGCGACACGGCGACACCCTGTCATTGCGTGCGGTGGCCACCCAGATGGGGATGACCCCACCGGCCCTGTACCGATACATCGACAGCGTCGACGAATTGCATGTACTGGTCGCGCGCGACATCTGCAACGACGTGGTCGCAGCCATGGACAAGGCACGCGACCACTACCCGTGCGACGACCCCGCCGCCAGGCTCGCCGCTTCGGCCACGATGCTGCGCTGCTGGGCGCTGGCCAACCGGATAGAATTCCAGATGGCATTCGCCAACCCGACGCTCGCTGCGGCCTCCTGCCCGATTCGCCGCAAGGAGTTGGGACTGCTGGACGAGGGCGGCGACGACTCTCCGAATCCGTTCGCCGCGCACTTCGCAGGGTTGTTCATCGAGTTGCACTCCCAGGGCCTCATCGCCGTGCCGGCGCCCGCCGACCTGGACCCTGGACTACATGCGCTCATCCAGGAGAGCGCAAGCAAGCGCGGAGACCCGTTCGTCGCTGCGCTCGGCATAGAGGGACTGGGCACGCTCTGGCTGTTCAAACTGGCATGGGCCAGACTCTACGGGGTCCTGATGGTCGAGGTCTTCGGGCAAGTCGAAGCAGAACTCATCGGCTCCGACTCGGTCTTCAACACGCTGATGCGCGAAACCTTCGCCAGCGTCGGCCTTGCCGACAGCTGGGACCGGCTTATCGGGGTGAGCCGCGATACTGCGCTCCGGGCCGGCGCCGAGCTCGCCGCGGGCCACTGA
- a CDS encoding TfoX/Sxy family protein, giving the protein MQSVREVHMFGGLGFMVNGKLAVFAHGDGGMWLRCTPSRVGELERKGAQCADMGNGRNMGAGWVQVSAEQVPTEETLDFWLDVALDHHRSATTPRRKR; this is encoded by the coding sequence GTGCAGTCTGTCCGTGAAGTGCACATGTTCGGCGGGCTGGGATTCATGGTCAACGGCAAGCTCGCGGTGTTCGCCCACGGCGACGGCGGCATGTGGCTGCGCTGCACGCCGTCCCGGGTCGGCGAACTCGAACGCAAGGGTGCACAGTGCGCCGACATGGGCAACGGCCGCAATATGGGTGCCGGTTGGGTGCAGGTGAGCGCCGAACAGGTGCCGACCGAGGAGACGTTGGACTTCTGGCTCGACGTCGCGCTCGACCACCACCGTTCGGCGACCACACCCCGACGAAAGAGGTGA
- a CDS encoding DUF1702 family protein, protein MTALGSVRRRLFGIPQPRKVFSKPGFAPEAWRRFAPVAESLALGYNATLEDCSAPALVVRLQAVDRVFRGFAYEGAGMGLGALDLLTPWKKRLGAFVDGPGGAHIYTIYVGVGLALARLRRRPERYLGELDPLLGWATVDGYGFHGGFFERRRYIVRKARPTHLSSECGPLFDQGLGRAIWFSSGAVVERAAATVAGFQPDRHPALWNGIGMACAYGGGTDRAGLERICEVADAYRDRLAWGAATAAWTRDLAGNRTAHTNLACEVFIGIPSDDAARVLREGRHEVAGSASSAPIQAWRSHFAATVTTA, encoded by the coding sequence ATGACCGCACTGGGCAGCGTCCGTCGTCGACTTTTCGGTATCCCCCAACCCCGAAAGGTGTTCAGCAAGCCCGGGTTCGCACCCGAAGCCTGGCGGCGATTCGCCCCGGTAGCCGAATCGCTGGCACTGGGTTACAACGCCACCTTGGAGGACTGTTCCGCGCCCGCGCTGGTCGTCCGACTGCAGGCGGTGGACCGCGTGTTCCGCGGGTTCGCCTACGAAGGCGCGGGCATGGGCTTGGGCGCGTTGGATCTGCTGACGCCATGGAAGAAGCGCCTCGGCGCCTTCGTCGACGGTCCCGGCGGAGCGCACATCTACACTATCTACGTCGGTGTCGGCCTCGCTCTGGCCCGCCTGCGGCGCCGGCCCGAGCGGTATCTGGGCGAGCTGGATCCGCTGCTCGGTTGGGCAACCGTGGACGGATACGGGTTCCACGGCGGCTTCTTCGAACGCCGCCGCTACATCGTCAGGAAGGCGCGTCCGACCCATCTGTCGAGTGAGTGCGGGCCGTTGTTCGACCAGGGCCTGGGCCGCGCGATCTGGTTCTCGAGCGGGGCCGTGGTCGAGCGGGCGGCCGCTACGGTGGCCGGCTTCCAGCCCGACCGTCACCCCGCTCTGTGGAACGGCATCGGGATGGCCTGTGCTTACGGCGGCGGCACCGACCGCGCTGGTCTGGAGCGGATATGCGAGGTGGCCGACGCGTATCGGGACCGGCTGGCCTGGGGCGCGGCCACCGCCGCTTGGACGCGGGATTTGGCGGGCAACCGGACCGCGCACACCAATCTGGCCTGCGAAGTGTTCATCGGCATCCCCAGCGACGACGCCGCACGCGTACTCCGGGAGGGGCGCCATGAGGTCGCCGGTTCCGCGTCGTCGGCGCCGATCCAGGCATGGCGCAGTCATTTCGCGGCGACGGTCACCACTGCGTGA
- a CDS encoding DUF1702 family protein — protein sequence MITLSTILKPVLRLSADEFPKIAARQFGAHNDIDRVWQDFAPVAHTLVDSFWTTVDHPRFATLVPMLDATDDDVRGVAYEGAGMGLSLLDCLLPYKKRLADFLTGPGRAYKPLLYIGAGLALPRMPVDPLRIMARYDDDDRWLILDGYGFYYGFFTPERSLRQQVRPRRITGYAGQMFDRGLGRSLWFTSAANTQRIAAVIGRFPAARRGDLWSGVGLACAYAAGVLDEPAMRRLVTAAGPDADQFAVGVAVAAEFRHVAGHSAGHTDLACAISWGADSATVARIATAERAGTAPLAMTTPRYEAWRQGVRTAWTARHQDPTTAARADQ from the coding sequence TTGATCACCTTGAGCACCATCCTCAAGCCGGTGCTGCGGCTCTCTGCCGACGAATTCCCCAAAATCGCGGCCCGGCAGTTCGGCGCCCACAACGACATCGATCGCGTCTGGCAGGATTTCGCGCCAGTCGCGCACACCCTCGTCGACAGCTTCTGGACGACCGTCGACCATCCCCGGTTCGCCACGCTGGTCCCGATGCTGGACGCCACCGACGACGACGTACGCGGGGTCGCCTACGAGGGCGCCGGCATGGGGCTGTCATTGCTGGACTGCCTGCTGCCCTACAAGAAGCGGCTCGCCGATTTCCTCACCGGTCCCGGGCGCGCCTACAAGCCACTGCTGTACATCGGTGCTGGTCTCGCACTGCCGCGGATGCCGGTGGACCCGCTTCGGATCATGGCCCGCTACGACGATGACGACCGGTGGCTCATCCTCGACGGATACGGCTTCTACTACGGCTTTTTCACCCCCGAGCGGAGCCTGCGACAGCAGGTCAGGCCGCGCCGCATCACCGGCTATGCCGGGCAGATGTTCGACCGCGGGCTCGGGCGCAGCCTCTGGTTCACCTCCGCCGCGAACACACAGCGGATCGCCGCCGTCATAGGACGGTTCCCGGCAGCTCGCCGCGGCGACCTGTGGAGCGGCGTCGGCCTGGCCTGCGCATACGCTGCCGGTGTACTCGACGAACCGGCGATGCGCCGGCTCGTGACAGCAGCCGGACCGGACGCGGACCAGTTCGCCGTCGGGGTCGCCGTCGCCGCGGAGTTCCGGCACGTGGCGGGACATTCAGCCGGCCACACCGATCTTGCCTGCGCCATCTCGTGGGGCGCGGACAGCGCGACGGTGGCACGGATCGCCACCGCTGAACGAGCCGGCACAGCACCACTGGCTATGACCACCCCACGCTACGAGGCTTGGCGGCAAGGGGTGCGAACGGCGTGGACCGCACGCCATCAAGACCCGACCACAGCAGCGAGGGCCGATCAATGA
- a CDS encoding DUF1702 family protein gives MVDLIPASPAGREIPADAGESKLRTFAGNLLGKVFAVSSATLKPPTVGDDASSARLKQVVFTVTECCQTTVLDPRVETLVPKLDAYDKELAGFAYEGAGVGLAALDTLMPTKRRTLAFATGPGAPYIFGIYLGAGMGLARMRFNPEPFRRRLGDPLFGWAVLDGYGFHQGFFAHKRYVIEQRLPGHLRGYGRRVFDHGMGRSIWFSSGADVERVGATIAGFCETRQADLWQGVGLACGYTGGVDRPTIERLRAVAGERQGHLAVGSAMSASIRHHVGNTADHNDFASEVLCGMPSAEAAAAVDSLRRGLPTDPEVPAYALWRQRILRQFE, from the coding sequence ATGGTCGACCTGATACCCGCATCGCCCGCCGGTCGTGAAATCCCCGCCGACGCGGGCGAGAGCAAGCTGCGCACGTTCGCCGGCAATCTCCTGGGAAAGGTGTTCGCGGTGTCGTCCGCGACGCTCAAGCCTCCGACCGTCGGCGACGACGCCTCGAGCGCAAGGCTCAAGCAGGTCGTGTTCACCGTCACCGAATGCTGCCAGACCACCGTGCTCGACCCCCGGGTCGAGACGCTTGTCCCCAAACTCGACGCATACGACAAGGAACTGGCCGGTTTCGCCTACGAAGGCGCCGGTGTCGGTCTGGCCGCCCTGGACACCTTGATGCCGACGAAGCGGCGGACCCTGGCGTTCGCGACCGGCCCGGGCGCGCCGTACATCTTCGGCATCTACCTCGGCGCAGGTATGGGCCTGGCCAGGATGCGGTTCAACCCGGAGCCATTCCGCAGGCGCTTGGGCGACCCGCTGTTCGGCTGGGCCGTCTTGGACGGGTACGGCTTCCACCAGGGGTTCTTCGCGCACAAGCGGTACGTGATCGAACAGCGTCTTCCGGGTCATCTGCGCGGCTACGGGCGCCGGGTGTTCGACCACGGGATGGGACGCAGCATCTGGTTCTCCTCCGGCGCCGACGTCGAGCGCGTCGGGGCGACGATAGCGGGCTTCTGCGAGACACGACAGGCCGACTTGTGGCAGGGAGTGGGTTTGGCCTGCGGCTACACCGGCGGAGTCGACCGTCCCACCATAGAGCGCTTGCGAGCCGTCGCCGGCGAGCGCCAGGGGCATCTCGCGGTCGGCTCGGCGATGTCGGCCAGCATCCGGCATCACGTCGGCAATACCGCCGACCACAACGACTTCGCGAGCGAGGTGCTGTGCGGGATGCCGTCCGCGGAGGCGGCCGCGGCGGTCGATTCGCTGCGGCGGGGCCTGCCGACCGACCCGGAGGTGCCTGCATACGCCCTGTGGCGTCAGCGCATTCTTCGACAGTTCGAATGA
- a CDS encoding DUF1702 family protein — protein MLMRARRAAMGVPEREILAFKGGDSANWRHLEDGVRAAVGGYHAVVDGGSLADIMARLEQVPKPLNGYAHEGVAMGLTGLDCVLPSKSRFREFLAGPGDAHVYMVHIGAGEALARMRRRPEPFLARLDDPVLRWLVMDGYGFHQGFFARAKYVDRQVVPAFLSPYARRVFDQGVGRSIWFSAGADVVRIAAHIAAFTPDRHADLWLGVGVACSYVGGLSRQEIECLREVCAPHLTRVAIGAAFAARGRHRAGNPQPDTDLACEVLCGTDSLGASTIVEDAFAALPRRMDQPGYELLQTHLFEVFTASSLPA, from the coding sequence ATGCTGATGCGGGCCCGCCGCGCCGCGATGGGCGTTCCCGAGAGGGAGATCCTCGCCTTCAAGGGCGGTGACTCGGCGAACTGGCGACACCTGGAGGATGGTGTCCGGGCGGCTGTCGGCGGCTACCACGCGGTGGTCGACGGCGGCAGCTTGGCCGACATCATGGCCCGCCTGGAGCAGGTCCCCAAACCGTTGAACGGGTACGCCCACGAAGGCGTCGCGATGGGACTGACCGGGTTGGACTGCGTACTGCCGTCGAAATCGCGGTTCCGCGAGTTCCTCGCCGGGCCCGGAGACGCCCACGTCTACATGGTGCACATCGGCGCCGGCGAGGCACTGGCGCGAATGCGACGACGGCCCGAACCGTTTCTGGCTCGGCTCGACGACCCCGTGCTGCGATGGCTGGTCATGGACGGTTACGGCTTCCACCAGGGGTTCTTCGCCCGGGCCAAGTACGTCGACCGGCAGGTGGTCCCCGCGTTCCTCTCGCCGTACGCTCGGCGAGTCTTCGATCAGGGTGTGGGCCGCAGCATCTGGTTCTCCGCGGGTGCCGACGTGGTCCGCATCGCCGCCCACATCGCCGCTTTCACCCCTGACCGGCACGCGGATCTCTGGTTGGGCGTCGGCGTCGCCTGCAGCTACGTCGGCGGGCTTTCGCGGCAGGAGATCGAGTGTCTACGGGAGGTCTGCGCCCCGCACCTGACGCGCGTGGCCATCGGGGCGGCGTTCGCGGCCCGGGGCCGCCACCGTGCCGGCAACCCCCAACCCGACACCGACCTGGCGTGCGAGGTGCTGTGCGGCACCGACAGCCTGGGCGCCTCGACGATCGTCGAGGACGCGTTCGCTGCTCTGCCCAGGCGCATGGACCAGCCGGGCTACGAACTGCTCCAGACCCACCTGTTCGAGGTCTTCACCGCTTCGAGTCTGCCCGCCTAG
- a CDS encoding NAD(P)/FAD-dependent oxidoreductase yields the protein MTEQKTSDDAVSEFDVAIMGGGAAGLTLAMHLHRARPGTSIVVVEKSTRAPEAAHKVGESTVDIAAHYMRDVLKVEPHITGRQLDKFGLRFFFTQADNRDIARRVELGHAHRPHVGATYQIDRGRFENYLSDELTDLGVDVWVGHRIDKIDLTDTGRRHSVSVTTPDGEHRGIRARWVLDASGRASLLKRKLGLAKPNGHNVNAAWFRIDHPIDIDEWSSLSSWHERITDGHRRLSTNHLMGEGYWVWLIPLASNSISVGIVADAEIHPFDKINRFEKALTWLREHEPQCAEVVESHRDKLLDFKVMRNYSYGCEQVYSEQGWCLTGEAGIFLDPLYSPGFDVISLSNGLITDLVTRALDGEDISELAAIHNNVFFLVTDGWLPIYEGQYPIMGNARVMSAKIIWDTGVYWAVASLLYHHDQFRQLGDRPRLVAQMARISTITEPVQRFFRQWYDVEPKAHADGFVTYYDFDFMTRFHEGMVGDLPDAELDDQFAANLDELERIAGELVSAVIAECDAADDEVRRDQADRWRADKALMRLVDSYQSHGTSEEAWITVGPDGLAKGGGRDFSIRPHGSDAAAPTKGTEGDIEAGALAGGQSR from the coding sequence GTGACCGAGCAGAAAACGTCCGACGACGCGGTTTCCGAATTCGACGTAGCAATCATGGGCGGCGGCGCGGCCGGGCTGACGCTGGCGATGCATCTGCACAGGGCCCGCCCCGGCACCTCGATCGTGGTGGTGGAGAAAAGTACCCGGGCCCCCGAGGCAGCACACAAGGTGGGAGAATCGACCGTCGACATCGCCGCGCACTACATGCGTGACGTGCTCAAGGTGGAACCTCACATCACTGGCCGGCAACTCGACAAGTTCGGGCTGCGGTTCTTCTTCACCCAGGCCGACAACCGCGACATCGCGCGACGCGTCGAACTCGGCCATGCGCACCGCCCGCATGTCGGTGCCACCTACCAGATCGACCGCGGGCGGTTCGAGAACTACCTGTCCGACGAACTCACCGATCTCGGTGTGGACGTGTGGGTCGGCCACAGGATCGACAAGATCGATCTCACCGATACCGGCCGGCGGCACAGCGTCAGCGTGACGACGCCGGACGGTGAGCATCGCGGCATCCGGGCGCGATGGGTGCTCGATGCCTCGGGCCGCGCTTCGCTCCTCAAGCGCAAGCTCGGGCTGGCGAAACCGAACGGACACAATGTGAATGCCGCGTGGTTCCGGATCGACCACCCGATCGACATCGACGAATGGTCGAGCCTGAGCAGCTGGCACGAGCGCATCACTGACGGCCACCGTCGCCTGTCGACCAACCACCTGATGGGTGAGGGGTACTGGGTATGGCTGATCCCCTTGGCCTCGAACTCGATCAGCGTCGGCATCGTCGCCGACGCCGAGATCCACCCGTTCGACAAGATCAACCGTTTCGAGAAGGCGCTGACGTGGCTGCGAGAACACGAGCCGCAGTGCGCCGAAGTCGTCGAGTCGCATCGCGACAAGCTGCTCGACTTCAAGGTCATGCGGAACTATTCGTACGGCTGTGAGCAGGTGTATTCCGAGCAGGGCTGGTGCCTGACGGGGGAGGCGGGCATCTTCCTGGACCCGTTGTACTCGCCGGGGTTCGACGTCATCTCGTTGAGCAACGGGCTGATCACCGACCTGGTCACACGCGCGCTCGACGGAGAGGACATCAGCGAGCTCGCCGCGATCCACAATAATGTGTTCTTCCTGGTCACCGACGGCTGGCTACCGATCTACGAAGGCCAGTACCCGATCATGGGCAACGCCCGGGTCATGAGCGCGAAGATCATCTGGGACACCGGGGTCTATTGGGCGGTGGCGTCGCTGCTCTACCACCACGACCAGTTCCGGCAGTTGGGCGACCGGCCGCGGCTGGTGGCGCAGATGGCACGGATATCGACGATCACCGAGCCGGTCCAGCGGTTCTTCCGGCAGTGGTACGACGTCGAACCGAAGGCACATGCCGACGGCTTCGTCACCTACTACGACTTCGATTTCATGACACGCTTCCACGAGGGCATGGTCGGCGACCTTCCCGATGCGGAACTCGACGATCAATTCGCCGCCAATCTGGACGAGTTGGAGCGGATCGCCGGCGAGCTCGTGTCCGCGGTCATCGCGGAGTGCGACGCCGCCGACGACGAGGTACGACGCGACCAGGCCGACCGGTGGCGAGCCGACAAGGCGCTGATGCGGCTCGTCGACAGCTACCAGTCACACGGCACATCGGAGGAAGCGTGGATCACCGTGGGGCCGGACGGACTGGCCAAGGGCGGCGGCCGGGACTTCTCGATCCGCCCGCACGGCAGTGACGCTGCCGCGCCCACGAAGGGAACCGAAGGCGACATCGAAGCGGGTGCGCTGGCGGGAGGCCAGTCGCGGTGA
- a CDS encoding IS110 family transposase, which produces MLLIGDDWAEDHHDVEVQDEAGRKLAAARLPEGVEGIAKLHELLAKHGGEGLDAADVVVGIETDRGSWVQALIASGYQVYAINPRQVARFKERYASSGAKSDRGDAHALADMVRIDRAQLRPVAGDSEQAQAVKVVARAHQTLIWERVRTFQRLRSTLREYFPAALAAYADLTLTSTDALELLIKAPTPAAGAKLTRAQITAVLARARRRNRDAKAATIQAALRERQLGLPEPVTTAYAATVTAHAKLLIALNEQIADLEGQVRAHFLKHPDAEIYLSMPGIAEITGARVLAEFGDDPTRYASAKARKNYAGTSPITRASGKSHTVQARYVRNNRLADALQTQAFSALRASPGARHYYDKQRAREAGYNPALRQLGNRLVGILHGCLKTRTLYDEATAWSHHAHTPAA; this is translated from the coding sequence TTGCTGCTGATCGGCGATGACTGGGCCGAAGACCACCACGACGTCGAGGTCCAGGACGAGGCAGGCCGAAAACTCGCCGCGGCGAGGCTGCCCGAGGGCGTGGAGGGAATCGCGAAGCTGCACGAGCTCCTGGCCAAGCACGGCGGCGAGGGCCTGGATGCCGCCGACGTGGTGGTGGGGATCGAGACCGACCGCGGCTCCTGGGTGCAGGCCCTGATCGCCTCCGGCTACCAGGTCTATGCCATCAACCCGCGGCAGGTCGCCCGGTTCAAGGAACGCTATGCCTCCTCCGGCGCCAAGAGCGACAGGGGCGACGCGCACGCGCTGGCGGACATGGTCCGCATCGACCGGGCCCAGCTGCGGCCGGTGGCCGGGGACAGCGAGCAGGCGCAGGCCGTCAAGGTCGTCGCCCGCGCCCACCAGACCTTGATCTGGGAACGCGTTCGCACGTTCCAGCGGCTGCGCAGCACGCTGCGCGAGTACTTCCCCGCCGCCCTGGCCGCCTACGCGGACCTCACCCTGACCAGCACGGACGCCCTGGAACTGCTGATCAAGGCCCCTACCCCGGCGGCCGGGGCGAAGTTGACCCGTGCCCAGATCACCGCCGTTCTGGCCCGTGCCCGCCGGCGCAACCGGGACGCGAAAGCGGCCACGATCCAGGCCGCGCTGCGCGAACGGCAGCTGGGCCTGCCCGAGCCGGTCACGACCGCCTACGCGGCCACCGTCACCGCTCACGCGAAGCTGCTGATCGCCCTGAACGAGCAGATAGCCGACCTGGAAGGGCAGGTGAGGGCCCATTTTCTCAAGCACCCAGACGCTGAGATCTACCTCTCGATGCCCGGCATCGCGGAGATCACCGGCGCCCGGGTGCTCGCCGAGTTCGGGGACGACCCCACCCGCTACGCGTCCGCCAAAGCCCGCAAGAACTACGCCGGCACCAGCCCCATCACCCGGGCCTCCGGCAAGAGCCATACCGTCCAGGCCCGCTACGTCCGCAACAACCGGCTCGCCGATGCGTTGCAGACCCAGGCGTTCTCCGCCCTGCGCGCCTCGCCCGGCGCCCGCCACTACTACGACAAACAACGCGCCCGCGAGGCCGGTTACAACCCGGCCCTGCGGCAGCTCGGCAACCGCCTCGTCGGCATCCTCCACGGATGCCTCAAGACCCGAACCCTCTACGACGAAGCGACCGCCTGGTCGCACCACGCCCACACCCCTGCCGCTTGA
- a CDS encoding BTAD domain-containing putative transcriptional regulator: MTAVHAVEDLIKNDVDHPRELEREAPYRAYLFGYLRMYRGDHRVTLESSRKKGLHILLWFLLNPGKPCSADQFVDTLWPETEPDKAIRGFDVNMHVLKRLLEPELGPRERSSFIQHHANRVYTFESADLWWTDVADLELLFRRGHAYDIAGDVARALFYYRRVSGYVSQGPLLDGESSSWLERYRHKYALMCSQALTRLMQIDIDSGTDEELLETAYQMLRLERYNQLATKVIIEVSLRQGNRRRAARRLEAFCEVVQRDLGMRLPKEFVELRHQLLGTPIRCGGPSHQATNLQAR, from the coding sequence ATGACTGCTGTGCATGCGGTCGAGGATTTGATCAAGAACGATGTCGATCACCCGAGGGAGCTCGAGAGAGAAGCTCCGTACCGGGCCTACCTGTTCGGGTATCTACGGATGTACCGCGGCGATCACCGGGTGACGCTGGAGTCGAGCCGCAAAAAGGGCCTGCACATCCTGCTGTGGTTCCTGTTGAACCCCGGAAAGCCGTGCTCGGCGGACCAGTTCGTCGACACGTTGTGGCCTGAAACCGAACCCGACAAAGCGATCAGAGGGTTCGACGTCAACATGCATGTGCTCAAGCGGCTGCTCGAGCCCGAACTCGGTCCGCGAGAACGGTCTTCATTCATCCAGCACCACGCCAACCGTGTGTACACCTTCGAGTCGGCAGACCTGTGGTGGACGGATGTGGCCGACCTCGAGCTGTTATTCCGGCGCGGTCACGCGTACGACATCGCCGGCGACGTCGCTCGTGCACTCTTCTACTATCGCCGTGTGTCGGGTTACGTCTCACAGGGCCCGTTGCTCGACGGAGAATCAAGCTCCTGGCTCGAGCGCTACCGGCACAAATACGCGCTGATGTGCTCGCAGGCGCTCACCCGCCTGATGCAGATCGACATCGATTCCGGCACAGACGAAGAGCTCCTCGAGACGGCCTACCAGATGCTGCGGCTCGAGCGGTACAACCAGTTGGCGACCAAGGTGATCATCGAGGTCTCCCTGCGCCAGGGCAATCGCAGGCGAGCCGCACGCCGGCTGGAGGCATTCTGCGAAGTCGTTCAGCGTGATCTCGGCATGCGACTCCCGAAAGAGTTCGTCGAACTTCGCCACCAACTGCTCGGCACGCCCATCCGCTGCGGCGGCCCGTCGCACCAGGCCACGAACTTACAAGCCCGGTAA